The Impatiens glandulifera chromosome 3, dImpGla2.1, whole genome shotgun sequence genome contains a region encoding:
- the LOC124930081 gene encoding uncharacterized protein LOC124930081, giving the protein MDETTDDFFEGFTEGKLIKEDFDEDESEHEECTPKPTPRKRKVEATLKEAINLKRKLAYESSPAHIPSPPTVTSSPRAPTPFVGCKCDELKEELKELKIELKEELKTKLIKELKITIKETQQTHHDSLKKMVKDSKDVKDEEEEKSKVDQNEEKTEVKDSKDVKVEEIEEEKIKVDQKEEKTEKMMAMQVADVAVEDDEKMDDVKVDDVKDAVKMDSVDDLKVKSGEVEKDDSYINPSLSKLPKTNDPMKVNPLQKFEDELLDKVKEWLDDPKTNDVKKDVKTCEVGKDMFVRVLTRLTWLEDTEIDAFCHLLRKRIAEYPKTYKNSKVAIRDYVLADRIRREHKTFSKDRANYPVKEFKDYYMGLKHRYMPEWSTIDDIYVPVNISQKHWILCVARLQKNRIDVYDCDAYIYKNLDPYLKPLCEMIPHVFAKTITTGEMKRYPHFNFQSPIQPITYKRFPHPKVKTAAAKVGEVPRATESGDCGVFTLMYIEYLTANQGVQNVTSENMEFWRQKMAVRLFHQIIEP; this is encoded by the exons ATGGACGAGACAactgatgatttttttgagggatttactgaAGGGAAGTTAATCAAAGAggattttgatgaagatgaaagTGAACATGAAGAATGTACTCCCAAACCTACCCCCAGGAAGAGAAAGGTTGAAGCTACTCTCAAAGAAGCAATCAACTtgaagaggaagcttgcttatgaatcgagTCCGGCCCACATTCCTAGTCCCCCCACCGTGACGTCAAGTCCTCGGGCTCCAACACCttttgttggatgtaaatgtgatgagctgaaggaggagctgaaaGAGCTGAAAATAGAGTTGAAGGAGGAGCTGAAAACAAAGCTCATCAAAGAGCTGAAAATCACAATCAAAGAAACTCAACAAACTCACCATGATTCTCTGAAGAAGATG GTGAAGGATTCTAAGGATGTGAAGGACGAAGAAGAGGAGAAGAGCAAGGTTGACCAGAATGAGGAGAAGACTGAG GTGAAGGATTCTAAGGATGTGAAGGTCGAAGAAATCGAAGAGGAGAAGATCAAGGTTGACcagaaggaggagaagactgag AAGATGATGGCGATGCAGGTGGCTGATGTGGCTGTGGAGGATGATGAGAAGATGgatgatgtgaaggtggatgatGTGAAGGATGCTGTGAAGATGGATAGTGTGGATGATCtgaaagtgaag AGTGGGGAAGTCGAAAAAGATGACTCGTACATCaacccttctttgtcaaaactGCCAAAGACAAATGATCCAATGAAAGtcaatccccttcaaaaatttgaagatgagctGCTGGATAAAGTAAAAGAGTGGTTGGATGATCCAAAAACCAATGATGTAAAAAAGGATGTAAAGACTTGCGAAGTAGGGAAGGATatgtttgttagagttctaacaaGGTTGACATGGCTTGAAGACACT GAAATCGATGCATTCTGCCACCTATTGCGAAAAAGGATTGCAGaatatcccaagacatataaaaatTCTAAAGTCGCAATAAGGGATTATGTATTGGCAGATAGAATAAGGCGAGAGCACAAGACTTTTAGTAAAGATCGTGCAAATTATCCAGTCAAagaatttaaagattattaCATGGGTTTAAAGCATAGATATATGCCTGAATGGTCAACAATCGACGATATATACGTGCCCGTGAACATAAGCCAAAAGCattggattttgtgtgtagcacgtCTTCAAAAGAATCGCATTGACGTGTATGACTGCGAtgcttatatttataagaatctGGATCCTTATTTGAAACCGTTGTGTGAGATGATTCCACATGTATTTGCAAAGACAATCACTACAGGTGAGATGAAAAGGTATCCTCACTTCAACTTTCAATCCCCCATCCAACCCATAACATACAAACGGTTTCCACACCCGAAAGTCAAAACCGCAGCAGCTAAGGTAGGGGAAGTCCCAAGAGCAACCGAGAGTGGGGACTGTGGTGTATTCACGCTCATGTATATAGAATACTTGACTGCTAACCAAGGCGTGCAGAATGTGACCTCAGAAAACATGGAGTTTTGGAGGCAGAAGATGGCGGtcaggttattccatcaaattattGAACCTTAG